Genomic DNA from Alicyclobacillus fastidiosus:
TTGTCCGTTCGAAGGATGGCGTGAGCCACCATCCTGACGAGTGGAGTTCGCCAGAGGATTGTGCGACGGGAGCAAGCGTGTTGTACCATACGCTCTTGAATTTGGCTTCGCGAGAGTAGGACGACGTCGTCTGATCAGGGGGTTTTTGGGATTTCACCGCCTGTGTCCCTCGAATCGCGCTGCATTGCCGTGGGAGTCAGCCGTGGACGTGTTCCAGGCTGACTCCTATTTGTGCGCTAATTGGTTGAGCGGACAGAGAAAATTTCTACACAGACCGTTATAGGACCCCGAGCCCAAGCAGGTCGATCAGGTTTTGCTTCGGACGGTAGCCTACGAACTGATTGACCACTTGGCCCTTGTGAAAGACGAGGATGGTCGGTGCACTCATGACGCCAAAACGCTCGGTGATGGACGGACTCTCGTCGATATCGAGCTTGCCGATTGCAATATCGTCGGAGTATTCGTTCGCGATTTCCTCGAGGATTGGCGAGAGGCGCTCACAGGGCGGGCACCAGGTGGCGTAAAAGTCGACGACAACTGGTTTTTCCTGTTCTAAGAACGGGTGAAAAGATCCTTCATTCAAATGCTGTACCATGTACAGCCCTCCTCGCATCGGGTAGATAGGTTCGACCTCTTGCAGCCAGCGTACACCCCTCCTTGTTCATTAATCAAATTAATGTTAATAATGATATGTATTATCAATAACTTATGAATGGGCGATTGCGATGACACTTCTGCAATGTCACGTATTTCTAGCGGTGTGTAATCAGCGGAGCTTCACGAAGGCTGGAGAGGTACTGAACATGACGCAGTCAGCCGTTTCGCAAGCGATATCCAACCTCGAAGATGAGCTCGGCGTCACCCTCTTGCATCGAAGCCGTCAAGGCATCGCCATTACGCACATCGGCGAGCGCGTACTCTCGCACGTCCGCGAGATCATCCGCCACGAAGAGTGTTTGCGAGAAGAGGCATCGCTGGCTGCAGGCGTTGAGGCGGGCACGCTTCGAATCGCATCGATCCCAAGCGCGTCTGGATTGTTGCCTGGGTTGTTGGCCACCTTCAAAGCGCGCTATCCGAATGTGCAGCAGGTGCTGTTTGATGGCAGCACAGATGAGATCTACAGCTGGTTGGAGAGCCACGTGATCGACGTGGCGTTTGTCACCTTGCCGATCGCTGGACTCGACGTCATCGAGCTGTTAGAGGACCAATTGCTGCTCTTTCTCCCGGTGTCGCACCCGCTGGCTGGGCAGGAGTCAATCAGCCTCGACGACGTCGTGGGCGAACCATTTATTCTACCAAAAGGAGATAGCGAGCACGTGATTCGCGGCGCTTTTCGATCCCGCTCGCTCACGCCGAACGTGGAATTCGAGGTGCGGGATACTGCCACGATTTTGGCGATGGTTCAGGAGGGAATCGGCGTCACCATCCTTCCGGAGATGGCCATTCCGAAGAGTCTACCAAACGTGCAAAACGTTTGCATCCGCCCAAACATTACGCGCCAAGTTGGCCTCGCCGTGAGAAATATGGCAGGAATTTCGCCTATTTGTGCGGACTTTCTACTACACGCCAAGGATTATGTGCAACGTTGATGGTAAGATCAGTGCAAGAGGAGTCACGATCGATACGAGGCGGAGACAAGCGAATGAACGAAGCGAGAGAGCTATTACAAAAGTACTACGGATACGAGGACTTTCGGCCAGGTCAAAAGCGGATCGTCGAGAGTGTGTTGAAGGGCTACGACACAGTGGGAATCATGCCCACAGGCGGCGGAAAATCGATTTGCTATCAAATTCCCGCTCTGATGTACGAAGGGCTGTCGATTGTCGTTTCACCCCTGATCTCCTTGATGAAAGACCAGGTGGACACGCTGTCCAACGTGGGGATCCCAGCGACGTATATCAACAGCAGTTTGCCTGCGGCAGAGGTGCAGGTGCGCATGCGGCAAGCGGAGCAAGGGGATTATCGACTCTTGTACGTCTCTCCGGAGCGGTTGGAGTCGGGTGCGTTTATGTCGTTCGTCAACCGTCTCTGCCCGCGCATGATTGCGATTGACGAGGCGCACTGCCTTTCGCAATGGGGACACGACTTCCGACCGAGCTACCGGGCGATTGCACCGCTCTTGCACCAGCTCGACAACCGCCCGATTGTTGCCGCCTTTACAGCGACCGCCACGCCCGAAGTCATTCGGGACATCGTGGACACGCTCGGGCTTCATAAACCTAACGTCTTCGTAACGGGATTTGACCGGAGCAACCTCACATTTTCAGTCGTCACTGGGCAGGACAAGCGGGACTACGTACTCAACTACCTCGAACAGCACCCGAACGACGCGGGTGTGATTTACGCATCGACGCGCAAGG
This window encodes:
- the trxA gene encoding thioredoxin; the encoded protein is MVQHLNEGSFHPFLEQEKPVVVDFYATWCPPCERLSPILEEIANEYSDDIAIGKLDIDESPSITERFGVMSAPTILVFHKGQVVNQFVGYRPKQNLIDLLGLGVL
- a CDS encoding LysR family transcriptional regulator → MTLLQCHVFLAVCNQRSFTKAGEVLNMTQSAVSQAISNLEDELGVTLLHRSRQGIAITHIGERVLSHVREIIRHEECLREEASLAAGVEAGTLRIASIPSASGLLPGLLATFKARYPNVQQVLFDGSTDEIYSWLESHVIDVAFVTLPIAGLDVIELLEDQLLLFLPVSHPLAGQESISLDDVVGEPFILPKGDSEHVIRGAFRSRSLTPNVEFEVRDTATILAMVQEGIGVTILPEMAIPKSLPNVQNVCIRPNITRQVGLAVRNMAGISPICADFLLHAKDYVQR